A region from the Pseudomonas triticicola genome encodes:
- a CDS encoding paraquat-inducible protein A has product MSESVDAPGLSDLPLEDLIACHECDLLMRKPTLAHGEKALCPRCGYELYAHRHNVVQRSLALVIAALLLYVPANFLPIMQLNILGQSSQDTVWSGVVGLFSTDMQGVSIVVFLCSMAIPLLKLLCQLFVLLTIRFDVGRSYGLLLYRIYHHLRDWGMLEVYLMGVLVAIVKLADMAAITVGLGLACFIGLLLVQVWLEVVMSPHQIWQALSGEDAHAGD; this is encoded by the coding sequence ATGTCAGAATCGGTTGACGCCCCCGGGCTGTCAGATTTACCGCTGGAAGACTTGATAGCCTGCCACGAGTGCGACCTGCTGATGCGCAAGCCGACACTTGCCCATGGTGAAAAGGCCCTATGCCCGCGTTGTGGTTATGAGTTGTACGCCCACCGCCATAATGTGGTGCAGCGTAGCCTCGCGCTGGTAATCGCCGCGTTATTACTTTACGTACCGGCAAACTTTTTACCCATCATGCAACTCAATATCCTCGGGCAATCCTCGCAGGATACGGTCTGGAGCGGCGTGGTCGGTCTATTCAGCACCGACATGCAAGGTGTGTCGATCGTCGTCTTCCTTTGCAGCATGGCGATACCGTTGCTCAAGTTGCTGTGCCAGCTGTTTGTGTTACTGACGATTCGTTTCGATGTCGGCCGAAGCTACGGTTTGCTGCTCTATCGTATTTACCACCACCTCAGAGACTGGGGCATGCTCGAGGTCTACCTCATGGGCGTCCTTGTCGCGATCGTGAAGCTGGCGGATATGGCAGCAATTACCGTCGGCCTCGGGCTGGCATGTTTTATTGGCTTGTTGTTGGTGCAAGTCTGGCTGGAGGTGGTGATGTCACCGCATCAGATCTGGCAGGCATTATCAGGAGAGGATGCCCATGCGGGCGATTGA
- a CDS encoding paraquat-inducible protein A translates to MRAIDAGILVCTECHELNKQEADVDEQSCTRCGAQVHARRPNSLTRTWALLITAAIIYIPANVLPIMTVSSLGQGEPSTIMSGVIELVQHGMIPIASVVFIASILVPTFKLVGIALLLFSVQRRQPLSARQRIWMYRFIEFIGRWSMLDIFVIAILVAVVNFGRIASVEANLGAVAFASVVILTMLAAVTFDPRLIWDNTESDDDHD, encoded by the coding sequence ATGCGGGCGATTGATGCGGGCATTCTGGTGTGCACCGAATGCCATGAACTGAACAAGCAGGAAGCTGACGTCGATGAGCAGAGCTGTACCCGCTGCGGCGCGCAGGTTCACGCTCGCCGCCCCAACAGCCTGACCCGCACCTGGGCGCTGTTGATCACTGCAGCCATTATCTATATTCCGGCCAACGTCTTGCCGATCATGACGGTCAGCTCCCTGGGCCAAGGTGAACCGAGCACCATCATGTCGGGGGTGATCGAACTGGTGCAGCACGGCATGATTCCAATCGCGAGCGTGGTGTTCATCGCCAGCATTCTGGTGCCCACGTTTAAATTGGTCGGCATCGCGCTGCTGCTGTTTTCCGTGCAGCGCCGGCAGCCATTGTCGGCCCGTCAGCGCATCTGGATGTACCGTTTCATCGAGTTCATTGGCCGCTGGTCGATGCTCGATATTTTCGTGATCGCCATTCTCGTGGCGGTCGTCAACTTCGGCCGGATAGCCAGTGTCGAAGCCAATCTGGGCGCCGTCGCCTTCGCCTCTGTGGTGATTCTGACGATGCTCGCCGCAGTAACTTTCGATCCCCGACTGATTTGGGATAACACGGA